Proteins encoded by one window of Modestobacter marinus:
- a CDS encoding class I SAM-dependent RNA methyltransferase, producing MADRRRPAARPQRQAPDVHGGWVGRRFEVTVGPVAHGGHCVARHEGRVVFVRHTLPGERVVVEVTEDRQKGFCRGDAVEVLEPAADRVERPCPYSGPGRCGGCDWQHVSHAGQLGLKADVVREQLSRLAGLDVDVTVEALPGGPLRWRSRARFAVDRTGSPGLRRHRSHDVVPLDDCPITAEPAARAVLARRWLDAGAVDVALDSAGVVTTTTLDRRGRPLETQVLRPGAEVPEEPAGRAQRTAGGRDWEVEGTGFWQVHPAAADALVGAVLDFAAVQPGETVLDLYAGAGLFGGALAPGVGAAGRVVCVESDAAACAAADANLADLPQAEVWQGDVDAPGLTELLGDLGRPDVVVLDPPRAGAGQDVSGVLAGSGARAVVYVACDPASLARDVAAFARAGYRLAGLRAFDCFPMTHHVECVALLVRA from the coding sequence ATGGCTGATCGCCGCCGTCCGGCCGCCCGCCCGCAGCGACAGGCGCCCGACGTGCACGGCGGCTGGGTGGGCCGCAGGTTCGAGGTGACCGTCGGCCCCGTGGCGCACGGCGGGCACTGCGTGGCCCGGCACGAGGGCCGGGTGGTCTTCGTGCGGCACACGCTGCCCGGCGAGCGGGTGGTCGTCGAGGTGACCGAGGACCGGCAGAAGGGCTTCTGCCGCGGCGACGCCGTCGAGGTGCTCGAGCCGGCGGCGGACCGGGTCGAGCGACCCTGCCCGTACAGCGGGCCCGGGCGGTGCGGCGGCTGCGACTGGCAGCACGTCAGCCACGCCGGCCAGCTCGGGCTCAAGGCCGACGTCGTCCGCGAGCAGCTGTCCCGGCTCGCCGGGCTGGACGTCGACGTCACCGTCGAGGCGCTGCCCGGCGGGCCGCTGCGCTGGCGGTCCCGGGCCCGGTTCGCCGTCGACCGCACCGGGTCGCCCGGGTTGCGGCGGCACCGCTCGCACGACGTCGTCCCGCTCGACGACTGCCCGATCACCGCCGAGCCCGCCGCCCGGGCGGTGCTGGCCCGGCGCTGGCTGGACGCCGGCGCCGTGGACGTCGCCCTCGACTCGGCCGGCGTCGTGACGACGACGACGCTGGACCGGCGTGGCCGCCCGCTGGAGACCCAGGTGCTGCGCCCCGGGGCCGAGGTGCCCGAGGAGCCGGCCGGGCGGGCGCAGCGGACCGCCGGTGGCCGGGACTGGGAGGTCGAGGGCACCGGCTTCTGGCAGGTGCACCCGGCCGCCGCCGACGCGCTCGTGGGCGCGGTCCTCGACTTCGCCGCGGTGCAGCCGGGGGAGACGGTGCTGGACCTCTACGCCGGGGCGGGCCTGTTCGGCGGGGCGCTGGCGCCCGGGGTGGGTGCGGCGGGCCGGGTGGTCTGCGTGGAGTCCGACGCCGCGGCCTGCGCCGCCGCCGACGCCAACCTCGCCGACCTGCCGCAGGCCGAGGTCTGGCAGGGCGACGTGGACGCCCCCGGGCTGACCGAGCTGCTCGGTGACCTCGGCCGCCCCGACGTCGTCGTGCTGGACCCGCCGCGGGCGGGTGCCGGGCAGGACGTCAGCGGGGTGCTCGCCGGGTCCGGTGCCCGCGCCGTGGTCTACGTCGCCTGCGACCCGGCGTCGCTGGCCCGGGACGTCGCCGCGTTCGCCCGGGCCGGCTACCGGCTGGCCGGGCTGCGGGCCTTCGACTGCTTCCCGATGACCCACCACGTCGAATGTGTTGCGCTGCTGGTCAGGGCGTAG
- a CDS encoding M14 family zinc carboxypeptidase: MAAKATSKAGGTNTDTAAISVSRAVPTPGVQSLALTQVERVTRLGRLIGALRPAPSRTLPTPPWDLHPNTPATLAEEATYLSELDAASPRVHVVTIGTSALGRPIRAVLVGPPRTRDKIRATNVAMVMGGHHGDEWAGREAIFSHMRDHAAGNDTETIVYLPTVNPDGFLIPDRRLANGIDPNRLWNSTGANQTTNGTAYQPEQQAVRQAILAWHPRLILDTHEYGAPADSTSGILRFDPGTVNPTGTPAGVVSAAGAVLAAMKTAATDAGHTTARYNGSIPDDGATQAWKRGGIPSVFTESPQDASAGLALRRAQQLTTLAAFQTYMRDNAATLASLAAAATWYSGYTPTI, translated from the coding sequence GTGGCAGCCAAGGCCACGTCGAAGGCCGGGGGCACGAACACGGACACCGCGGCCATCTCGGTGTCACGGGCGGTGCCGACCCCGGGCGTCCAGTCCCTGGCGCTCACCCAGGTGGAGAGGGTCACCCGACTCGGGCGGCTGATCGGCGCACTGCGCCCCGCTCCGTCCAGGACGCTGCCGACCCCGCCGTGGGACCTGCACCCGAACACCCCGGCCACCCTCGCCGAGGAAGCCACCTACCTCAGCGAGCTCGACGCGGCCAGCCCGCGCGTGCACGTCGTCACCATCGGCACGTCCGCTCTGGGGCGCCCGATCCGCGCTGTCCTCGTCGGCCCCCCGCGCACCCGCGACAAGATCCGGGCGACCAACGTGGCGATGGTCATGGGCGGCCACCACGGCGACGAGTGGGCCGGCCGGGAAGCGATCTTCTCGCACATGCGCGACCACGCCGCCGGCAACGACACCGAGACCATCGTCTACCTGCCCACGGTCAACCCCGACGGCTTCCTGATCCCCGACCGGAGACTCGCCAACGGCATCGACCCGAACCGGCTGTGGAACTCCACCGGCGCCAACCAGACGACGAACGGGACCGCCTACCAGCCGGAGCAGCAGGCGGTGCGTCAGGCGATCTTGGCCTGGCACCCCCGCCTCATCCTCGACACCCACGAGTACGGCGCCCCGGCGGACTCCACGTCGGGCATCCTGCGCTTCGACCCGGGCACGGTGAACCCGACCGGCACCCCGGCGGGTGTCGTGAGCGCTGCTGGCGCGGTGCTCGCCGCGATGAAGACCGCGGCCACCGACGCGGGACACACGACCGCTCGCTACAACGGCTCGATCCCCGACGACGGCGCCACGCAGGCATGGAAGCGGGGCGGCATCCCCTCGGTGTTCACCGAGTCCCCGCAGGACGCCTCCGCCGGCCTGGCCCTGCGCCGCGCTCAGCAGCTGACCACGCTGGCCGCCTTCCAGACGTACATGCGGGACAACGCCGCCACCCTGGCGTCGCTCGCTGCTGCCGCCACCTGGTACAGCGGCTACACCCCCACCATCTGA
- a CDS encoding class I SAM-dependent methyltransferase, giving the protein MTETDGVTEPDHVTEARTAYDTVADSYAELVEGTLAETPLDRAVLGVFAEQVLAGGGGPVGDLGCGPGRLTAHLDALGLDAFGVDLSPGMLAVARRRHPRLRFEVGALASLPLADASLAGALAWYSVIHTPPERQPAVFAECARVLRPGAPLLMAFQAADDVPVHHRQGYGHDVSLRMWRMDPDRVVRELTEAGFAVRARVLREPELPHEKSRQAHLLAVRS; this is encoded by the coding sequence GTGACCGAGACGGACGGCGTGACCGAGCCCGACCACGTGACCGAGGCCCGCACCGCCTACGACACGGTGGCCGACTCCTACGCCGAGCTGGTGGAGGGAACGCTCGCGGAGACGCCGCTGGACCGGGCCGTGCTCGGCGTCTTCGCCGAGCAGGTGCTGGCCGGAGGCGGCGGTCCGGTCGGCGACCTCGGCTGCGGGCCGGGCCGGCTCACCGCGCACCTCGACGCCCTGGGGCTGGACGCGTTCGGCGTCGACCTCTCCCCCGGCATGCTCGCCGTCGCCCGCCGCCGGCACCCACGACTGCGGTTCGAGGTCGGCGCGCTGGCGTCGCTGCCGCTGGCGGACGCGTCACTGGCCGGGGCGCTCGCCTGGTACTCGGTGATCCACACCCCTCCGGAACGGCAGCCCGCGGTCTTCGCCGAGTGCGCCCGGGTGCTGCGCCCCGGGGCGCCGCTGCTGATGGCGTTCCAGGCGGCCGACGACGTGCCGGTCCACCACCGGCAGGGCTACGGCCACGACGTCTCGCTGCGCATGTGGCGGATGGACCCCGACCGGGTCGTCCGGGAGCTGACCGAGGCGGGGTTCGCCGTCCGGGCCCGGGTGCTGCGCGAGCCGGAGCTCCCGCACGAGAAGAGCCGTCAGGCGCACCTGCTGGCCGTCCGGTCGTGA
- the dxs gene encoding 1-deoxy-D-xylulose-5-phosphate synthase: protein MSLLSSLTGPADLRALRPDQLPALAGEIRDALVAAVAKTGGHLGPNLGAVELTIAVHRVFESPREPIIFDTGHQAYVHKLLTGRLDGFAQLRQRDGLSGYPSRAESEHDWVENSHASTSLSYADGLAKAFAVRGDVRPVVAVIGDGALTGGMAWEALNNIAAAQDRPVVIVVNDNGRSYSPTIGGVADALATLRLRPGYEEALAAVRQALHRAPVVGTKLYDALHAIKKGLKDVLAPQGMFEDLGMKYVGPVDGHDVEMMESALRRARSFGGPVIVHAVTTKGFGYPPAETDTIDAWHSTGVFEPDSGLSSAAKGPEWTDVFADELVRIGTERSDVVAITAAMLHPTGLAPFAERFPERTYDVGIAEQHALTSAAGLAMGGLHPVVAIYSTFLNRAFDQLLMDVALHGQPITLVLDRAGVTGSDGASHNGMWDMSICSIVPGLQLAAPRDEATMREALRESVQVSDGPTVVRFPKGALPPEVPALERRGRVDVLRRGAAPEVLLVAVGSLVPMCLAVAERAADHGIEVTVVDPRWVMPVADELVALAGEHRLVVTVEDGGRAGGVGTLLSQALQDADVDVPVRTLGLPQQFFEHGSRGQVLADAGLTEQDVARRIVEWAARVADRNSASTEPAEVEGQQ from the coding sequence GTGTCGTTGCTCAGCTCGTTGACCGGGCCCGCCGACCTCCGGGCACTGCGCCCCGACCAGCTCCCGGCGCTGGCCGGTGAGATCCGGGACGCGCTGGTGGCAGCGGTCGCCAAGACCGGTGGCCACCTGGGCCCGAACCTCGGTGCGGTCGAGCTGACGATCGCCGTCCACCGGGTGTTCGAGTCCCCGCGCGAGCCGATCATCTTCGACACCGGGCACCAGGCCTACGTGCACAAGCTGCTCACCGGCCGGCTCGACGGCTTCGCCCAGCTCCGCCAGCGCGACGGCCTGTCCGGGTACCCGAGCCGGGCCGAGAGCGAGCACGACTGGGTGGAGAACAGCCACGCCTCGACGTCGCTGTCCTACGCCGACGGACTGGCCAAGGCCTTCGCCGTGCGCGGCGACGTCCGCCCCGTGGTCGCGGTGATCGGCGACGGTGCGCTCACCGGCGGCATGGCCTGGGAGGCGCTGAACAACATCGCCGCCGCGCAGGACCGCCCGGTCGTCATCGTGGTCAACGACAACGGCCGCTCCTACTCCCCGACGATCGGTGGGGTGGCCGACGCGCTGGCCACCCTCCGGCTGCGCCCCGGCTACGAGGAGGCGCTGGCCGCCGTCCGGCAGGCCCTGCACCGCGCGCCCGTCGTCGGCACGAAGCTCTACGACGCCCTGCACGCGATCAAGAAGGGGCTCAAGGACGTGCTCGCCCCGCAGGGCATGTTCGAGGACCTCGGCATGAAGTACGTCGGCCCGGTCGACGGCCACGACGTGGAGATGATGGAGTCCGCGCTGCGCCGGGCCCGCTCCTTCGGCGGGCCGGTGATCGTGCACGCCGTCACCACCAAGGGCTTCGGCTACCCGCCGGCGGAGACCGACACCATCGACGCCTGGCACTCCACCGGTGTCTTCGAGCCCGACAGCGGGCTCTCCTCGGCCGCCAAGGGCCCGGAGTGGACCGACGTCTTCGCCGACGAGCTGGTCCGGATCGGCACCGAGCGCTCCGACGTCGTGGCGATCACCGCGGCGATGCTGCACCCCACCGGGCTCGCGCCCTTCGCCGAACGGTTCCCGGAGCGCACCTACGACGTCGGCATCGCCGAGCAGCACGCGCTGACCTCGGCCGCCGGGCTCGCCATGGGCGGCCTGCACCCCGTCGTCGCCATCTACTCCACGTTCCTCAACCGCGCCTTCGACCAGCTCCTGATGGACGTCGCGCTGCACGGCCAGCCGATCACCCTGGTGCTCGACCGGGCCGGCGTGACCGGGTCCGACGGCGCCTCGCACAACGGCATGTGGGACATGTCGATCTGCTCGATCGTCCCCGGGCTGCAGCTGGCCGCCCCGCGGGACGAGGCGACGATGCGCGAGGCGCTCCGCGAGTCGGTGCAGGTCTCCGACGGTCCCACCGTCGTCCGCTTCCCGAAGGGCGCGCTGCCGCCGGAGGTGCCGGCGCTCGAGCGGCGCGGGCGGGTCGACGTGCTGCGTCGCGGTGCGGCCCCCGAGGTGCTGCTGGTCGCCGTCGGCTCGCTGGTGCCGATGTGCCTGGCGGTCGCCGAGCGCGCCGCCGACCACGGCATCGAGGTCACCGTCGTCGACCCGCGCTGGGTGATGCCGGTCGCCGACGAGCTGGTCGCGCTGGCCGGGGAGCACCGGCTGGTGGTCACCGTCGAGGACGGCGGCCGGGCCGGCGGCGTCGGCACGCTCCTGTCCCAGGCGCTGCAGGACGCCGACGTCGACGTGCCGGTGCGCACGCTCGGCCTGCCGCAGCAGTTCTTCGAGCACGGCAGCCGCGGTCAGGTGCTGGCCGACGCCGGCCTCACCGAGCAGGACGTCGCCCGCCGGATCGTGGAGTGGGCGGCCCGCGTCGCCGACCGCAACTCCGCCTCGACCGAGCCCGCCGAGGTCGAGGGCCAGCAGTAG
- a CDS encoding thiamine-binding protein, translating into MIIAEIQVAPSPPGTPEDPHAFVEAAIAVIKASGLRSEVGALGTTLEGDADTVWATLRAAHEAMIAAGANAGISHVKIASVDRTMDSLTHKFR; encoded by the coding sequence ATGATCATCGCCGAGATCCAGGTCGCGCCGTCCCCGCCCGGCACCCCGGAGGACCCGCACGCCTTCGTCGAGGCGGCGATCGCGGTCATCAAGGCCTCCGGGCTGCGGTCGGAGGTCGGGGCGCTGGGCACCACGCTCGAGGGCGACGCCGACACGGTGTGGGCGACCCTGCGGGCCGCGCACGAGGCGATGATCGCGGCCGGCGCGAACGCCGGGATCTCGCACGTGAAGATCGCCTCGGTCGACCGGACGATGGACTCGCTGACCCACAAGTTCCGCTGA
- a CDS encoding 3-hydroxyacyl-CoA dehydrogenase NAD-binding domain-containing protein yields MSAVFADEVVTEAKVRFLRVPRIAGEVALITLDNRHDHTRPSTFGPGGLASLDAALDEVAAHSPAPAAIAVTGKPFIFAVGADLSGVPSITSAADAREIAETGHRVFRRLKESTIPTFAFVNGAALGGGLELALHCHHRTIASTAVVAFPEVFLGLVPGWGGTQLLPELIGIDAAVSVIVENALAQNKVTPAPRAAELGIADAVFEPADFLERSLEWAAGVLSGEVTVRRPEVDRSAWDDAIARARQVVAARTRNASPGALRAVELLDLARAGDAGFTAGTAAEDDALTDLLMSDELRAGLYAFDLVNRRAKRPAGAPDRELARKVTKVGVVGAGLMASQLALLFVRRLEVPVVLTDVDQARVDKGVGYVHGELEKLAGRGRLSPDALNRLRGLVTGSLDKSAFADADLVIEAVFEEMGVKQQVFAEVEAVVSAECVLATNTSALSVTEMASQLQHPERVVGLHFFNPVAVLPLLEVVRAERTDDATLATAFAVGKALGKSCVLVADAPAFVVNRLLTRFLGEVTAAVDAGTPVAVAETALEPLGLPMTPFELLTLVGPPVALHVAERMHEAFPDRFGVGVGLRRMVELGKTSVFAEPGLIDPELAGIDSGDSPLTAEELRSRAERALAEEIGLMLDEGVVQAVQDVDLAMLLGAGWPFWLGGISAYLDRAGVSEAVTGQRFLPRGVASLPA; encoded by the coding sequence GTGAGCGCCGTCTTCGCCGACGAGGTCGTGACCGAGGCCAAGGTCCGCTTCCTGCGGGTGCCTCGCATCGCCGGGGAGGTCGCGCTGATCACCCTGGACAACCGGCACGACCACACCCGCCCGTCCACCTTCGGACCCGGCGGGCTCGCCTCGCTGGACGCCGCCCTGGACGAGGTCGCCGCCCACTCCCCCGCCCCGGCGGCCATCGCCGTCACCGGCAAGCCGTTCATCTTCGCCGTGGGCGCGGACCTCTCCGGCGTCCCGTCGATCACCTCGGCTGCCGACGCCCGGGAGATCGCCGAGACCGGGCACCGGGTGTTCCGCCGGCTCAAGGAGTCGACGATCCCGACGTTCGCGTTCGTCAACGGCGCGGCGCTCGGTGGGGGCCTGGAGCTGGCGCTGCACTGCCACCACCGCACGATCGCCAGCACCGCCGTCGTCGCCTTCCCCGAGGTCTTCCTCGGCCTGGTGCCCGGCTGGGGCGGCACCCAGCTGCTGCCGGAGCTGATCGGCATCGACGCCGCGGTCTCGGTGATCGTGGAGAACGCGCTGGCGCAGAACAAGGTCACCCCGGCGCCGCGGGCCGCTGAGCTGGGCATCGCCGATGCGGTGTTCGAGCCGGCGGACTTCCTGGAGCGCTCGCTGGAGTGGGCGGCCGGGGTGCTCTCCGGCGAGGTGACCGTCCGCCGTCCCGAGGTCGACCGGTCGGCCTGGGACGACGCCATCGCCCGGGCGCGGCAGGTCGTCGCCGCCCGCACCCGCAACGCCTCCCCCGGCGCGCTGCGCGCGGTCGAGCTGCTCGACCTGGCCCGGGCCGGCGACGCCGGCTTCACGGCCGGGACGGCGGCCGAGGACGACGCCCTCACGGACCTGCTGATGAGCGACGAGCTGCGGGCCGGCCTGTACGCCTTCGACCTGGTCAACCGGCGGGCCAAGCGCCCCGCCGGTGCGCCGGACCGGGAGCTGGCCCGGAAGGTGACCAAGGTCGGCGTCGTGGGCGCCGGGCTGATGGCCTCCCAGCTGGCGCTGCTGTTCGTGCGGCGGCTCGAGGTGCCCGTCGTGCTCACCGACGTCGACCAGGCGCGCGTGGACAAGGGCGTGGGCTACGTGCACGGCGAGCTGGAGAAGCTGGCCGGGCGCGGCCGGCTCTCCCCCGACGCGCTCAACCGGCTGAGGGGCCTGGTCACCGGCTCGCTGGACAAGTCCGCCTTCGCCGACGCCGACCTGGTCATCGAGGCGGTGTTCGAGGAGATGGGCGTCAAGCAGCAGGTGTTCGCCGAGGTCGAGGCGGTCGTCTCGGCCGAGTGCGTGCTGGCCACCAACACCTCGGCGCTGTCGGTGACCGAGATGGCGTCGCAGCTGCAGCACCCGGAGCGGGTGGTCGGCCTGCACTTCTTCAACCCGGTCGCCGTCCTGCCGCTGCTGGAGGTGGTGCGCGCCGAGCGCACCGACGACGCGACGCTGGCCACCGCGTTCGCCGTCGGCAAGGCACTGGGCAAGTCCTGCGTGCTGGTCGCCGACGCCCCGGCGTTCGTGGTCAACCGGCTGCTCACCCGGTTCCTCGGCGAGGTCACCGCCGCCGTGGACGCCGGCACGCCGGTCGCCGTGGCGGAGACGGCGCTGGAGCCGCTGGGGCTGCCGATGACGCCGTTCGAGCTGCTCACGCTGGTCGGCCCGCCGGTGGCGCTGCACGTGGCCGAGCGGATGCACGAGGCGTTCCCCGACCGGTTCGGCGTCGGCGTCGGCCTGCGCCGGATGGTCGAGCTGGGCAAGACGTCGGTGTTCGCCGAGCCCGGCCTGATCGACCCGGAGCTGGCCGGCATCGACAGCGGCGACTCCCCGCTGACCGCCGAGGAGCTGCGGTCGCGCGCCGAACGCGCGCTGGCCGAGGAGATCGGGCTGATGCTGGACGAGGGCGTCGTCCAGGCGGTGCAGGACGTCGACCTGGCGATGCTGCTGGGCGCCGGCTGGCCGTTCTGGCTGGGCGGCATCTCCGCCTACCTCGACCGCGCCGGGGTGTCGGAGGCGGTCACCGGTCAGCGGTTCCTCCCCCGCGGGGTGGCCTCGCTCCCCGCCTGA
- a CDS encoding thiolase family protein has protein sequence MPRRLREVVFVDGVRTPFGKAGPSGIYAETRADDLVVRCIRELLRRNPSLPAERVDEVAIAATTQIGDQGLTIGRTAALLAGLPKSVPGYAVDRMCAGAMTAVTTTASGIAFGAYDVAIAGGVEHMGHHPMGEGVDPNPRFVSEKIVDGSALVMGSTAENLHDRFPHLTKARADAFALASQQKYAAAVAAGRIGPELVPVATRSAEAGWGLATVDEPPRPNTTLEGLSGLKTPFRPHGHVTAGNAAGLNDGATGCLLAAEEVAEELGLDVGMRLVGFGFAGVEPEVMGVGPIPSTEKALARTGLSISDIGLFELNEAFAVQVLTFLDHFGIADDDERVNPWGGAIAVGHPLASSGVRLMTQLSRQFAERPDVRYGLTAMCIGIGMGGTVIWENPHWSGARTEGAQQ, from the coding sequence TTGCCACGCCGGTTGCGTGAGGTCGTCTTCGTCGACGGCGTCCGCACCCCCTTCGGCAAGGCAGGGCCCTCGGGCATCTACGCCGAGACCCGCGCCGACGACCTGGTCGTGCGCTGCATCCGCGAGCTGCTGCGCCGCAACCCGTCGCTGCCGGCCGAGCGGGTCGACGAGGTGGCCATCGCCGCCACCACCCAGATCGGCGACCAGGGCCTGACCATCGGGCGCACCGCCGCGCTGCTGGCCGGGCTGCCGAAGAGCGTGCCCGGCTACGCCGTCGACCGGATGTGCGCCGGCGCGATGACCGCGGTGACCACCACCGCCAGCGGCATCGCCTTCGGCGCCTACGACGTGGCCATCGCCGGCGGTGTCGAGCACATGGGGCACCACCCGATGGGCGAGGGGGTCGACCCGAACCCGCGGTTCGTCAGCGAGAAGATCGTCGACGGCTCCGCGTTGGTCATGGGCTCGACCGCGGAGAACCTGCACGACCGGTTCCCGCACCTGACGAAGGCCCGCGCCGATGCCTTCGCGCTGGCCAGCCAGCAGAAGTACGCCGCGGCCGTGGCCGCGGGCAGGATCGGACCGGAGCTGGTGCCGGTGGCGACCCGCTCCGCCGAGGCCGGCTGGGGCCTGGCCACGGTCGACGAACCGCCGCGGCCGAACACCACCCTCGAGGGCCTGTCCGGGCTGAAGACGCCGTTCCGCCCGCACGGCCACGTCACCGCCGGCAACGCCGCCGGGCTGAACGACGGCGCCACCGGGTGCCTGCTCGCGGCCGAGGAGGTCGCCGAGGAACTGGGGCTCGACGTCGGCATGCGGCTGGTCGGCTTCGGTTTCGCCGGGGTCGAGCCCGAGGTCATGGGGGTCGGGCCGATCCCGTCGACGGAGAAGGCGCTGGCCCGCACCGGGCTGTCGATCTCCGACATCGGCCTGTTCGAGCTGAACGAGGCCTTCGCCGTCCAGGTGCTCACCTTCCTGGACCACTTCGGCATCGCCGACGACGACGAGCGGGTCAACCCGTGGGGCGGCGCGATCGCCGTGGGCCACCCGCTGGCCTCCTCCGGCGTGCGGCTGATGACCCAGCTGTCCCGGCAGTTCGCCGAGCGGCCCGACGTCCGCTACGGCCTCACCGCCATGTGCATCGGCATCGGCATGGGCGGCACCGTCATCTGGGAGAACCCGCACTGGTCGGGAGCACGCACCGAGGGAGCACAGCAGTGA
- a CDS encoding sugar ABC transporter substrate-binding protein — MTALAASLVFSMAACGGDDSGGGGGDAGGGEAAGKVGVILPDTASSARWESADRPLLEAAFEEAGVDYDIQNAQGDAQQMATIAEQMITGGATVLAITNLDSASGAAIQRQAEQQGVQTIDYDRLTLGGESDYYVSFDNTEVGRLQGEGLAQCLGDQPANIAFLNGSPDDNNATLFSEGAHEVLDPMTQYTQVAEQAVPEWDNQQAATIFEQMYTQAGGDIQGVLAANDGLANAVISILGRNNVAGTVPVTGQDATTEGLQNILAGNQCMTVYKPIADEANALADLAVALVNGETPEVDGEVEDTEGGRTVPAVLLDPVSVFRDNVKQVVDDGFVEAADLCTGEYAAACTELGIQ, encoded by the coding sequence ATGACTGCTCTCGCAGCCTCGCTCGTCTTCTCGATGGCCGCCTGCGGCGGCGACGACTCCGGCGGTGGTGGCGGCGACGCCGGCGGCGGCGAGGCCGCCGGCAAGGTGGGGGTGATCCTCCCCGACACCGCGTCCTCGGCCCGCTGGGAGAGCGCCGACCGCCCGCTGCTCGAGGCCGCCTTCGAGGAGGCCGGTGTCGACTACGACATCCAGAACGCCCAGGGCGATGCCCAGCAGATGGCGACGATCGCCGAGCAGATGATCACCGGCGGGGCGACGGTCCTGGCGATCACCAACCTGGACTCCGCCTCCGGCGCCGCCATCCAGCGGCAGGCCGAGCAGCAGGGCGTGCAGACGATCGACTACGACCGGCTGACCCTCGGTGGGGAGTCCGACTACTACGTCTCCTTCGACAACACCGAGGTCGGTCGCCTCCAGGGCGAGGGCCTGGCCCAGTGCCTGGGCGACCAGCCGGCCAACATCGCCTTCCTCAACGGCTCGCCGGACGACAACAACGCCACGCTGTTCTCCGAGGGCGCCCACGAGGTGCTGGACCCGATGACCCAGTACACCCAGGTCGCCGAGCAGGCCGTCCCCGAGTGGGACAACCAGCAGGCCGCGACGATCTTCGAGCAGATGTACACCCAGGCCGGGGGCGACATCCAGGGCGTGCTGGCCGCCAACGACGGGCTGGCCAACGCGGTCATCTCCATCCTGGGCCGCAACAACGTGGCCGGCACCGTGCCGGTGACCGGGCAGGACGCCACCACCGAGGGCCTGCAGAACATCCTGGCCGGCAACCAGTGCATGACCGTCTACAAGCCGATCGCCGACGAGGCCAACGCGCTGGCCGACCTCGCGGTGGCCCTGGTCAACGGCGAGACGCCGGAGGTCGACGGCGAGGTGGAGGACACCGAGGGCGGTCGCACCGTCCCGGCCGTGCTGCTGGACCCGGTCTCGGTCTTCCGCGACAACGTCAAGCAGGTCGTCGACGACGGCTTCGTCGAGGCCGCGGACCTGTGCACCGGTGAGTACGCCGCCGCCTGCACCGAGCTCGGCATCCAGTAG
- a CDS encoding ATP-binding cassette domain-containing protein produces MSAPERDRDTTAVDRPTLELRGVTKSFGAVRVLHGVHLQVYPGKVTALVGDNGAGKSTLIKGIAGIHPFDSGEVEFEGEQVNLHSPRDAARLGIEVVYQDLALADNLDVVQNMFLGRERKRGMVLDEQSMEQAARETLGKLSVRTLKSVRQLVSSLSGGQRQTVAIAKAVLWESKLVILDEPTAALGVAQTRQVLDLVRRLADAGHAVVFITHNMVDVFEVADRVAALYLGRVAADVPIDQVDRTQVIELITSGRSGDLGLSAEDLED; encoded by the coding sequence GTGTCCGCTCCAGAGCGCGATCGCGACACCACCGCAGTCGACCGGCCCACCCTCGAACTGCGCGGCGTGACCAAGAGCTTCGGCGCCGTCCGCGTGTTGCACGGCGTCCACCTCCAGGTCTACCCCGGGAAGGTCACCGCGCTGGTCGGTGACAACGGGGCGGGCAAGAGCACCCTGATCAAGGGCATCGCCGGCATCCACCCGTTCGACTCCGGCGAGGTGGAGTTCGAGGGGGAGCAGGTGAACCTGCACAGCCCCCGGGACGCCGCCCGGCTGGGGATCGAGGTCGTCTACCAGGACCTCGCGCTCGCCGACAACCTCGACGTCGTGCAGAACATGTTCCTGGGCCGGGAGCGCAAGCGCGGGATGGTGCTCGACGAGCAGTCGATGGAGCAGGCCGCGCGGGAGACCCTCGGCAAGCTGTCGGTCCGCACGCTGAAGTCCGTCCGGCAGCTGGTGTCCAGCCTCTCCGGTGGGCAGCGGCAGACGGTCGCCATCGCCAAGGCGGTGCTGTGGGAGTCCAAGCTCGTCATCCTCGACGAGCCGACCGCCGCGCTCGGGGTCGCCCAGACCCGCCAGGTGCTCGACCTGGTCCGCCGGCTGGCGGACGCCGGGCACGCCGTCGTCTTCATCACCCACAACATGGTCGACGTCTTCGAGGTCGCCGACCGGGTCGCGGCGCTGTACCTGGGGCGGGTGGCCGCCGACGTCCCGATCGACCAGGTCGACCGGACCCAGGTGATCGAGCTCATCACCTCCGGCCGTTCCGGTGACCTGGGCCTCTCGGCCGAAGACCTCGAGGACTGA